The segment CGCTCGGCATGGCCGGAAAGCATCAGGGTGGTGTTGCCATCGGCGGCCGCCAGGGGTGGGACCAGCAGCAGGGCGCTCAGCCAGAGGCATGCGACAAGAGGACGCAGGGATGTGGTGCGGCGCATGGGATGATATCCGGTAGGGTCAGGGTTCCAGAGTACGTGCAAGTCGCAAGCCGGCAAAGACGTGGCGTTTTTCCGGCGTGAAGAAATTGCGCATGCTCGGCCGCTTCAACAAGGGGTCGCTCCAGTCGCTGCCGCCGCGCAGGACGTAATGCTGGCCATCGAACCATGGTGCCGAGTATTCGTGGTAGGGGAATGGGCGGAATCCGGGGTAGGGTGCGAATGGATTTGCGCACCATTCCCACACCCGCCCGGTGCCCTGCAGTGCTCCCTCGCGACAGGCGTGTTCCCATTCGTGTTCGTGGGGCAGCCGGGCAATGGCCCATCGGGCAAAGGCCTCGGCCTCGAACTGGGAGATGCCCACCACCGGGGCATCGGGTTGGCGCTGGATGGTGTCCTCCGGGAGAACCTGCAGGCCCATGCCTGCCCCCGACTCCCGCCACCCGAGTGGGGCCTGGATGGCGTGGGTGTCGCGCCAGGCCCGTCCTTCGTCGCTCCAGAGTTCATCACGGCTGTAGCCATGATCCTCGATGAACGCGGTCCATTCCGCGTTGGTCACCGGGTCCCGCCGGATGGCAAAGGGGGCGAGTGCGACCGTGTGGACGCCCTGTTCGTTATCAAACGCAAGTACGTCCGTGGTGCCCACGGTGGTGGACGTGGCGTCCCACTCGACCCATGCACCTGCTGTGGGGGAGTGGAGGGTTGGGCGGTGGGACACGCTGGCGCCAGCGTTCGGCTCCCGCAGACGCGCAAACCAGAGGACTTGGGCGAGCGTTTCCAGATGCATGGCGTGATGCTGGGCGAGGAAGCCCACGAGGTATCCGTCGTCGAGCAGTGGATGGCGGCGAATGTCGGGTTCCGTGGCCAGCCAGTCGCGATGCCGCGCCTGGCAGTCGCGCCCCCAGGCAAGCAGGCTTTCGCCCGCCGGAAGCCGCCCGCCACGGCGCCACTTCGGGCTCCATTCCGGGAAATAGAGGTCATGCCAGTCATGGGTGCTGTGCGCGTCGAGACCCAGTACACGTTCGCGCAACCACACGGCCTCGATGAAATGGCAGTGGGCGTAGTGCCAGCCGATCGGACTCAGGTCCGGATGGTACTGGTTGCGCCACATGTGCGGTGGGATTGTCTCCAGCGCGATGTTCAAGCGCTCGTGCTGGCGCGCGAGTGCGTCCAGCATGGGCGAAAAAGGGACAGGGGTCGTTGGGTGTTGAAATTCCCGCGCGCTCATACCCGGTGGAGGATCTAAAGCGCCAGGAGTTCCGGGGGCTCGTCGGGATCGAGAATCAGGATGTGCCCCGAAGGCACCGGACGCCAGCGCTCGCGGTCGGTGAGTGGCTCCGAGGCGACGACGACCGAGTCCTCGGGGAAGTCGTCATCGTCGCTGGTGTAATAGAGGCTGGGGCAGGCGCTGTTGACCGCGTGTCGGCTGGCGATCACCCGGCGTCCGTCGGACAGAATGACGTTCAGGAGTGCCATATCCTCGCCCAGCCAGGTCTCGAGTGTGGAGAAGGCCTCGCCCAGGGCCCCTTCCAGTGTCGCGTTCTCGTCGTCCGCGAGGAACTGGCGGACCAGCGCGAACAGGTACTCGGAATCCGTGGTGCCCTGGATGCCTGCCTCGATCTCCGGGGTGAGCAGATTTTCGATCTGGCGGCGGATGTTCGGTCTGAATCCGCCAATGAGCCCGTTGTGACTGTAGAGCAGTCCGTCTCTGGCAAAGGGCTGGGCATTGACCGTGCCACCCCCGAAGCCGGGGGTTGCGCTGCGGATGGCCGCGATCCAGAGGGGTTCCTCCAGTGTGCTCGCAAGGGTTTGCAGGTTCGGGTCCTGCCACAGGGGGTCGGCGCGGCGATAGCAACGAGCGGTGCCATCTTCACTGAACCAGCCAAAGCCGAACCCATCCGCGTTGACCCGGGCATAGACCAGTTCCTGTGGCGCAATCGCCTGTTCGATGAGATTGTGCGGCGGATCCAGCAGTACCCGCCGAAGCGCAAGCGCGGGACCCAGATAGGCAAGATGTCGGCACATTGATCAGCGCTTCCCTGAGGGCAGTTGGGGCGTCCGGGGTTTCATGGTAGCGTGCCGGGAACCCCGAAGCACGGATGTGCCCATGAAGCCCGAGAGTCCCGCCATACCGCTCCCGGAGCGTTATACCCGGCATGTGGTGCAGGTGCGCGACCCGCATGCGGAACTGGTGGCAGACTTCCGTGAGGGCATGCTGGAGGCGCCGCGCTGGTTGCCACCCAAGTACTTCTACGATGCCCGTGGTTCGCAGCTGTTCGACGCCATTTGCGACACGCCGGAGTATTACCCCACGCGCCTGGAGTCGGACCTGCTGGAATCCCGCGCGGCCGAGATCATTGACACCTCGGGCGCCCACACGCTGATCGAGCTCGGCAGCGGGACTTCGCGCAAGACCGAGTACCTGTTGGCGGCGCTGAACGAGCGGGTCGACGATCCGTATTACGTCGCCAACGACGTCTGTGGCGAGATCCTCGACGAGGCGGCCGAACGTCTGCTGGGGCGATTTCCTTCGCTTACGATCGAGGCCCTGTGTGGTGACTATGTCGCCGCACTTTCGGCTCTTTCGACGCTGGATTCCGGCCCGGGTGGCGCGCGCCTTTTTACCTTTCTCGGCGGGAGCCTGGGAAATTTCGAGGACGACGAGGCGATTGCGCTGCTGTCGCAGATTCGCGCAGCCATGGGTGAAGCGGACCGGCTCCTGCTCGGACTGGACCGGGTCAAGGCGATTCCCGTGCTGGAGGCGGCCTACAATGACGCGGCCGGTGTGACGGCGGCGTTCAACCTGAACCTGTTGTCCGTTCTCAATCGCGAGCTGGGGGCCGATTTCGACCCGGATGGTTTCCGTCATCATGCCCCGTTCGTCGAGGCGCATTCCCGAATCGAAATGCACCTGGTGGCCGAGGGTGCTCAGACCGTCCAGGTGTCCGAGCCCATGGCGACCCTGCATATCGCGGATGGCGAGACCATCCGCACCGAGATCTCGCGCAAGTTCACGCGCCCCATGGTCGGTCAGCTGCTTTCCGGTGCCGGGCTGTCACTGGTGACACAGTGGTCGGCGCCGGACGAGGCCTACAGCCTGTTCCTCCTGGCACCGGGGAGTGGGCCGGCGTGAGCCTGCGCCCGCGTCTTGTACTGGTACGCCACGCCCAGGCGGGTAACGCGGGGGACTGGGAGGGTGATGATCGCGACCGGCCGCTGAGCGAGGCCGGACAGGTGAGTGCCCGGCGCATGGCGGGGTCGCTGGCCACCCTGCTTGCCGGTCATACGGAACTGCTCACCAGTCCCTACCTGCGCGCCCGCCAGACGGCGGCACCCCTTGCCGATGCGCTCGCCGTCCCG is part of the Thioalkalivibrio sp. K90mix genome and harbors:
- the egtC gene encoding ergothioneine biosynthesis protein EgtC, whose protein sequence is MCRHLAYLGPALALRRVLLDPPHNLIEQAIAPQELVYARVNADGFGFGWFSEDGTARCYRRADPLWQDPNLQTLASTLEEPLWIAAIRSATPGFGGGTVNAQPFARDGLLYSHNGLIGGFRPNIRRQIENLLTPEIEAGIQGTTDSEYLFALVRQFLADDENATLEGALGEAFSTLETWLGEDMALLNVILSDGRRVIASRHAVNSACPSLYYTSDDDDFPEDSVVVASEPLTDRERWRPVPSGHILILDPDEPPELLAL
- a CDS encoding SUMF1/EgtB/PvdO family nonheme iron enzyme, with product MLDALARQHERLNIALETIPPHMWRNQYHPDLSPIGWHYAHCHFIEAVWLRERVLGLDAHSTHDWHDLYFPEWSPKWRRGGRLPAGESLLAWGRDCQARHRDWLATEPDIRRHPLLDDGYLVGFLAQHHAMHLETLAQVLWFARLREPNAGASVSHRPTLHSPTAGAWVEWDATSTTVGTTDVLAFDNEQGVHTVALAPFAIRRDPVTNAEWTAFIEDHGYSRDELWSDEGRAWRDTHAIQAPLGWRESGAGMGLQVLPEDTIQRQPDAPVVGISQFEAEAFARWAIARLPHEHEWEHACREGALQGTGRVWEWCANPFAPYPGFRPFPYHEYSAPWFDGQHYVLRGGSDWSDPLLKRPSMRNFFTPEKRHVFAGLRLARTLEP
- the egtD gene encoding L-histidine N(alpha)-methyltransferase; the encoded protein is MKPESPAIPLPERYTRHVVQVRDPHAELVADFREGMLEAPRWLPPKYFYDARGSQLFDAICDTPEYYPTRLESDLLESRAAEIIDTSGAHTLIELGSGTSRKTEYLLAALNERVDDPYYVANDVCGEILDEAAERLLGRFPSLTIEALCGDYVAALSALSTLDSGPGGARLFTFLGGSLGNFEDDEAIALLSQIRAAMGEADRLLLGLDRVKAIPVLEAAYNDAAGVTAAFNLNLLSVLNRELGADFDPDGFRHHAPFVEAHSRIEMHLVAEGAQTVQVSEPMATLHIADGETIRTEISRKFTRPMVGQLLSGAGLSLVTQWSAPDEAYSLFLLAPGSGPA